A stretch of Arthrobacter sp. NEB 688 DNA encodes these proteins:
- a CDS encoding cell wall-binding repeat-containing protein, whose protein sequence is MPRTLFPAVAVAALTALVATSATTASAVEPTVERDAPAPVSAASADHHAFAQALRRARGEGAQAGLAAALTAPPAPAALWVSDGVGTARVSFKNAAGEVGTISPRTDRTDVAVGPAGDTMAYRAGGVVHVEPLPLGSGTVVDHPASDVPAAWGPAGDGFALTTDAGLFAQSTNPDYRLPFESPVDGTQPAVSPYGGELFVHTGSGATADITGTAAPFIGTYGGVGTYALGLTAYQPEGPGLGQEPGTGIVPGVDDGATYLAFEGVVPAGAGARLYVDHQDTPGSDGTGYGTPVAVADLGPTLCGVAAPVFSPDRRWLAYVRPSGPVGSECSAFEVRLHKADSSSRYSTDGVDVLLASRTTKPTLLSFEPRNPAADPQRIDGANRYEVSANTAAYYDPTTSEAAVVAGAYAEADALSGGPLATENQGPLLLTDSRALRPETAQALVGSLAKGKTVYILGGTVTVPASVETAIRTLGYPTKRIGGANRFEVAVNVAKEMDRLRGGTGGPTLPTAAFVSSGWAFADALVAGPPATAYDAPILLTNGAKLPDVTKAYLDSLGQSAQIFAIGGSGKDAVVRDPRTEVVDGANRYEVAANVAQRFFAGWWILALADGRNWPDAASAGAFMGLYGQPILLTNGKSTLPAGTEAQIRQTEESIDSVLVFGGLPSVPQGAMDAGQRLAGSQTSYYGPNFTSTQ, encoded by the coding sequence GCGTCCGCCGACCACCACGCCTTCGCCCAGGCCCTGCGCCGGGCCCGGGGCGAGGGCGCGCAGGCCGGCCTCGCGGCCGCGCTCACCGCTCCCCCGGCCCCCGCGGCCCTCTGGGTCTCGGACGGGGTCGGCACCGCCCGGGTGTCGTTCAAGAACGCCGCCGGCGAGGTCGGGACGATCTCGCCCCGGACCGACCGCACCGACGTCGCCGTGGGGCCGGCCGGCGACACGATGGCCTACCGCGCCGGCGGCGTCGTCCACGTCGAGCCCCTGCCGCTCGGCAGCGGGACGGTCGTCGACCACCCCGCCTCCGACGTCCCGGCCGCCTGGGGGCCCGCAGGCGACGGGTTCGCGCTGACGACCGACGCGGGGCTCTTCGCCCAGTCGACCAACCCCGACTACCGCCTGCCGTTCGAGAGCCCGGTCGACGGCACGCAGCCCGCGGTCAGCCCCTACGGCGGCGAGCTGTTCGTGCACACCGGCTCCGGGGCCACGGCCGACATCACCGGGACGGCCGCACCGTTCATCGGCACCTACGGCGGGGTCGGCACGTACGCGCTCGGCCTGACCGCGTACCAGCCGGAGGGCCCCGGCCTCGGCCAGGAGCCGGGCACGGGCATCGTCCCGGGGGTCGACGACGGCGCGACCTACCTCGCCTTCGAGGGCGTCGTCCCCGCCGGCGCGGGGGCCCGCCTCTACGTCGACCACCAGGACACCCCCGGGTCGGACGGCACCGGCTACGGCACCCCCGTCGCCGTCGCCGACCTCGGCCCGACCCTCTGCGGGGTCGCGGCCCCGGTCTTCTCGCCGGACCGCCGCTGGCTGGCGTACGTCCGGCCGAGCGGCCCGGTCGGCAGCGAGTGCTCCGCCTTCGAGGTGCGCCTGCACAAGGCCGACTCGAGCAGCCGGTACTCGACCGACGGCGTGGACGTGCTGCTCGCCTCCCGGACCACGAAGCCGACGCTGCTGTCCTTCGAGCCGAGGAACCCGGCGGCCGACCCCCAGCGCATCGACGGCGCGAACCGGTACGAGGTCTCGGCGAACACCGCCGCGTACTACGACCCGACGACGAGCGAGGCCGCGGTCGTCGCGGGCGCCTACGCCGAGGCCGACGCGCTCTCCGGCGGCCCGCTCGCGACCGAGAACCAGGGGCCGCTCCTGCTCACCGACTCGCGGGCGCTGCGCCCCGAGACGGCCCAGGCCCTCGTCGGCAGCCTGGCCAAGGGCAAGACCGTCTACATCCTCGGCGGCACCGTCACCGTCCCGGCCTCGGTCGAGACCGCCATCCGCACCCTTGGCTACCCCACCAAGCGGATCGGCGGCGCGAACCGCTTCGAGGTCGCGGTCAACGTCGCCAAGGAGATGGACCGGCTGCGCGGCGGCACCGGCGGACCGACGCTGCCGACGGCGGCCTTCGTCTCCTCCGGCTGGGCCTTCGCCGACGCGCTGGTGGCCGGCCCGCCCGCGACCGCCTACGACGCCCCGATCCTCCTGACCAACGGGGCGAAGCTGCCCGACGTGACGAAGGCCTACCTCGACTCGCTCGGCCAGAGCGCGCAGATCTTCGCGATCGGTGGCTCGGGCAAGGACGCGGTCGTCCGGGACCCGCGCACCGAGGTCGTCGACGGCGCCAACCGCTACGAGGTCGCCGCCAACGTGGCGCAGCGCTTCTTCGCCGGGTGGTGGATCCTCGCCCTCGCCGACGGCCGCAACTGGCCCGACGCGGCCTCCGCCGGGGCGTTCATGGGCCTGTACGGCCAGCCGATCCTCCTGACCAACGGCAAGTCGACGCTGCCCGCCGGCACCGAGGCGCAGATCCGCCAGACCGAGGAGTCGATCGACAGCGTGCTCGTCTTCGGCGGGCTCCCGTCGGTGCCGCAGGGCGCGATGGACGCCGGGCAGCGCCTGGCCGGCAGCCAGACCTCGTACTACGGGCCGAACTTCACGAGCACGCAGTAG
- the prfB gene encoding peptide chain release factor 2: MATDFTQEIKDLRGTMASVREVTDLATLERQIAEYEQQAAEPSLWDDQERAQQVTSGLSRAKAEHDRVTSMDARIDDLEALVEMGQEENDAETLAEAEKELVSVRKAVGELEVRTLLSGEYDERAAVVTIRAGAGGVDAADFAEMLMRMYLRWAERHHYPVKVLDTSYAEEAGLKSATFEVDVPYAYGNLSVEGGTHRLVRISPFDNQGRRQTSFAAVEVVPLIEQTDTIEIPENDLKIDVFRSSGPGGQSVNTTDSAVRMTHLPTGTVVSMQNEKSQIQNRAAALRVMQSRLLLLKKAEEAAERKELAGDVKASWGEQMRSYVLHPYQMVKDLRTNFEVGNTSGVFDGDIDGFIEAGIRWQIAQDKAAAEG, from the coding sequence GTGGCCACCGACTTCACCCAGGAGATCAAGGACCTGCGCGGCACGATGGCGTCGGTCCGCGAGGTCACCGACCTCGCCACCCTCGAGCGGCAGATCGCCGAGTACGAGCAGCAGGCCGCCGAGCCCTCGCTCTGGGACGACCAGGAGCGCGCCCAGCAGGTGACCTCGGGCCTCTCGCGGGCCAAGGCCGAGCACGACCGCGTCACGAGCATGGACGCGCGGATCGACGACCTCGAGGCCCTCGTCGAGATGGGCCAGGAGGAGAACGACGCCGAGACCCTCGCCGAGGCCGAGAAGGAGCTCGTCTCCGTGCGCAAGGCCGTCGGCGAGCTCGAGGTCCGCACCCTGCTCTCCGGCGAGTACGACGAGCGCGCCGCCGTCGTCACCATCCGCGCGGGCGCCGGGGGCGTCGACGCCGCCGACTTCGCCGAGATGCTCATGCGGATGTACCTGCGCTGGGCCGAGCGCCACCACTACCCCGTCAAGGTCCTCGACACCTCCTACGCCGAGGAGGCGGGGCTGAAGTCGGCCACCTTCGAGGTCGACGTGCCCTACGCCTACGGCAACCTCAGCGTCGAGGGCGGCACGCACCGCCTCGTGCGGATCAGCCCGTTCGACAACCAGGGCCGCCGCCAGACCAGCTTCGCCGCCGTCGAGGTCGTGCCGCTCATCGAGCAGACCGACACCATCGAGATCCCCGAGAACGACCTGAAGATCGACGTCTTCCGCTCCAGCGGGCCCGGTGGCCAGTCGGTCAACACCACCGACTCCGCCGTGCGCATGACGCACCTGCCCACCGGCACCGTCGTGTCGATGCAGAACGAGAAGAGCCAGATCCAGAACCGCGCCGCGGCCCTGCGGGTCATGCAGTCGCGGCTCCTCCTGCTCAAGAAGGCCGAGGAGGCCGCCGAGCGCAAGGAGCTCGCCGGCGACGTCAAGGCCAGCTGGGGCGAGCAGATGCGCTCCTACGTCCTGCACCCGTACCAGATGGTCAAGGACCTGCGGACGAACTTCGAGGTCGGCAACACCTCGGGCGTCTTCGACGGCGACATCGACGGCTTCATCGAGGCCGGCATCCGGTGGCAGATCGCCCAGGACAAGGCCGCCGCCGAGGGCTGA